The Streptomyces laurentii genome contains a region encoding:
- a CDS encoding phosphoglycolate phosphatase (Haloacid Dehalogenase-like Hydrolases; cl11391;~Haloacid dehalogenase-like hydrolases. The haloaciddehalogenase-like (HAD) superfamily includes L-2-haloacid dehalogenase, epoxide hydrolase, phosphoserine phosphatase, phosphomannomutase, phosphoglycolate phosphatase, P-type ATPase, and many others; cd01427;~Predicted phosphatases [General function prediction only]; COG0546;~identified by MetaGeneAnnotator; putative;~motif II;~phosphoglycolate phosphatase [Streptomyces clavuligerus ATCC27064]), whose product MILVLWDIDRTLVYTGDIDRLVYRETFTSVVGRPPTALPARGTGVTMPLAVRELLRVNQVPERSVATLADRIVAELPDRLAGHRELLATEGVIMPGAVDALTAVHQAERLIPTVVTGNLRGSAETKLSELGLIGYLDTTIGGYASDDSHRPALVRIAQDRAATKHGAQFDRDNTMIVGDSLEDVRTGLEGGARVIGVASGTTTEEQLRAAGADHVLPDLGSTRTLLRLIGQVRAS is encoded by the coding sequence ATGATCCTGGTCCTGTGGGACATCGACCGCACCCTCGTTTACACCGGTGACATCGACCGGCTTGTGTACCGGGAGACCTTCACCAGCGTCGTCGGCCGTCCCCCGACCGCTCTGCCGGCCCGCGGCACCGGAGTCACCATGCCCCTGGCAGTCCGCGAGCTCCTGCGCGTCAATCAGGTTCCCGAGAGGAGCGTGGCGACGCTGGCGGACCGTATCGTCGCCGAGCTCCCCGACCGGCTGGCCGGCCACCGGGAGCTGCTGGCCACCGAGGGGGTCATCATGCCCGGAGCTGTGGACGCCTTGACCGCGGTTCACCAGGCGGAGCGCCTGATCCCGACCGTCGTCACGGGAAATCTGAGAGGCAGCGCCGAGACCAAGCTGTCCGAGCTGGGCCTCATCGGCTACCTCGACACCACCATCGGCGGCTACGCGTCCGACGATTCCCACCGCCCGGCTCTCGTACGCATCGCCCAAGACCGGGCAGCCACGAAGCACGGGGCCCAGTTCGATCGCGACAACACCATGATCGTGGGCGACTCGTTGGAAGACGTACGCACCGGCCTGGAAGGCGGCGCCAGGGTCATCGGGGTCGCCTCAGGCACCACCACCGAAGAGCAACTACGAGCAGCAGGGGCAGACCACGTCCTGCCTGACCTCGGCTCGACTCGTACTCTCCTTCGCCTCATCGGCCAGGTTCGGGCTTCCTAG
- a CDS encoding hypothetical protein (Escherichia coli YaeB and related proteins; cd09281;~cofactor binding site;~homodimer interaction site [polypeptide binding];~identified by MetaGeneAnnotator; putative;~transcriptional regulator [Streptomyces griseoflavus Tu4000]): MFKASNYLQVPVIATVVGGQTGRLDDYKAGVESIIRLVPEIPESALEGIDEFGHVEVVFHFHLGSDSDIELEPRSPRGNPEWPATGGLVHRNHRRPARLGVSYPRLLRVEGRDLHVTDLDADDGTPVIDLAPVFREMLPRGPVRQPEWPTDMLKNYWRDARERP, encoded by the coding sequence ATGTTCAAGGCCAGCAACTATCTCCAGGTTCCGGTGATCGCCACCGTTGTTGGAGGCCAGACCGGTCGCCTCGACGACTACAAGGCCGGCGTCGAATCGATCATCCGCCTCGTTCCGGAAATCCCTGAGAGCGCCCTCGAAGGGATCGACGAGTTCGGCCACGTCGAGGTGGTCTTCCACTTCCACCTGGGATCGGACAGCGACATCGAACTCGAACCGCGCAGCCCGCGGGGGAACCCCGAGTGGCCCGCCACCGGCGGACTTGTACACCGGAACCATCGCCGCCCCGCCCGCCTCGGGGTCTCGTACCCCCGCCTGCTGCGAGTCGAGGGCCGGGACCTTCACGTCACGGACCTGGACGCCGATGACGGCACGCCGGTGATCGACCTGGCGCCCGTCTTCCGAGAGATGCTGCCCCGCGGCCCCGTCCGCCAGCCGGAATGGCCGACCGACATGCTGAAGAACTACTGGCGGGACGCTCGCGAGCGGCCCTGA
- a CDS encoding hypothetical protein (identified by MetaGeneAnnotator; putative;~sequence version:1): protein MRNTKLDALVQELGLSQRQLAARFRAVAAENGATELLRYDQSRIARWIGGAIPEGRAPHILAETLTRGLGRVITLADIGLEQEDRAAPPAPGWSVDALTTLATLGSTDMDIERRQVLAQTAYSVAGLVLPSEAEWQQAAERARARKPLTQRAVTLDDVASVREMTQFLSRRDQERGGRGVGRTALVAYLRTDVAELLSGRFPTDHVRRAMTSAAAELAYLAGWTSFDAGEHPIALRWLTLATQLAEEAGDAPLAGHVLRAMAHQAVDLKQPAEAVRLAEGSLSGRRYREACWREKALLGVVHARALAAAGHKAQAATALLQAEKDLGRATDEGEEPERVWFFAEASLAHETGATLRDLGDLKGAEREFKRSVRTRRAQFKRTHSVTLGYLGDVQVRQGQLDAACTTWQQALDAMTGVQSGRARETVVQMRRALSPFRTRGGSPAAELDAQARAVLAAR from the coding sequence ATGCGCAACACCAAACTGGACGCTCTCGTCCAGGAACTCGGCTTGTCGCAGCGGCAACTGGCCGCCCGCTTCCGAGCCGTCGCGGCCGAGAACGGTGCCACAGAGCTGCTTCGATACGACCAGTCGCGCATCGCCCGATGGATCGGAGGCGCGATCCCCGAAGGTCGGGCACCGCATATCTTGGCGGAGACGCTCACCCGTGGCCTTGGCCGTGTCATCACGCTCGCCGACATCGGGCTGGAGCAGGAAGACCGAGCCGCGCCGCCAGCACCCGGGTGGAGCGTCGATGCCCTCACCACGCTGGCGACCCTCGGGAGCACGGACATGGACATAGAGCGACGCCAGGTGCTGGCGCAGACGGCCTACTCGGTTGCGGGCCTGGTTCTCCCCTCCGAGGCCGAGTGGCAGCAGGCGGCGGAACGCGCTCGGGCCAGGAAGCCGCTCACGCAGCGCGCCGTCACCCTCGATGACGTCGCCAGTGTCCGCGAGATGACGCAGTTCCTCTCCCGGCGGGACCAGGAGCGCGGCGGGAGAGGCGTGGGGCGCACCGCGCTCGTCGCCTACCTGCGCACCGATGTTGCCGAGCTTCTCTCCGGCCGGTTCCCCACCGACCATGTACGCCGGGCCATGACCTCTGCGGCAGCCGAACTTGCCTACCTCGCGGGATGGACGTCCTTCGACGCGGGCGAGCACCCGATCGCGCTCCGGTGGCTGACCTTGGCGACCCAGCTCGCCGAGGAGGCCGGCGACGCGCCCCTCGCCGGACACGTGCTGCGCGCCATGGCCCACCAGGCGGTCGACCTGAAGCAGCCGGCGGAGGCCGTCCGCCTGGCAGAAGGATCCCTCTCCGGTCGCCGATACCGGGAGGCGTGTTGGCGGGAGAAGGCACTCCTCGGAGTTGTTCACGCCCGGGCGCTCGCTGCCGCCGGGCACAAGGCGCAGGCCGCAACCGCGCTCCTCCAAGCCGAAAAGGATCTCGGGCGTGCCACCGACGAAGGCGAGGAACCGGAGCGCGTCTGGTTCTTCGCTGAGGCCAGCCTCGCCCACGAAACCGGCGCCACGCTGAGGGATCTCGGCGACCTGAAGGGCGCCGAGAGGGAGTTCAAGCGCAGCGTCCGCACCCGCCGGGCGCAGTTCAAGCGCACCCACTCCGTGACCCTGGGATACCTCGGTGACGTACAGGTCCGGCAAGGGCAGCTCGACGCGGCCTGCACCACCTGGCAGCAGGCGCTCGACGCGATGACCGGGGTACAGTCCGGCCGCGCACGGGAGACCGTCGTGCAGATGCGCCGAGCTCTGAGCCCGTTCCGAACGCGAGGCGGCAGCCCGGCGGCCGAGCTCGATGCCCAGGCGCGCGCAGTGCTCGCCGCCCGCTGA
- a CDS encoding hypothetical protein (identified by MetaGeneAnnotator; putative;~sequence version:1): protein MNVHDPAAGLRPLFTATVVHARSQQEHNTAGERPRSPSTAEPMPYGGHSFQAVSAFPADFSLVSEARRELHRLMCCAGLSSIADDVALGAQELMANAVEHGCRSQSAGEITVRVSRLRGRVRVEVHDASDDWPQLHSESGDHEGGRGLILVDALAANWGVQPGVGRGKTVWMELDVPPALAVRL from the coding sequence ATGAACGTGCACGACCCCGCGGCCGGCCTCCGTCCGCTTTTCACCGCCACGGTGGTGCACGCCCGTAGCCAGCAGGAACACAACACCGCCGGCGAGCGGCCACGCTCCCCGTCCACCGCCGAGCCAATGCCGTACGGCGGGCACTCGTTCCAGGCCGTTTCGGCTTTTCCGGCGGACTTCTCCCTCGTTTCCGAGGCTCGCCGGGAGCTGCACCGGCTGATGTGCTGTGCCGGGCTTTCCTCAATCGCGGACGATGTCGCGCTCGGGGCCCAGGAGCTGATGGCGAACGCAGTGGAACACGGCTGCCGCAGCCAGTCGGCAGGGGAGATCACCGTGAGGGTTTCCCGCCTGCGTGGGCGTGTCCGTGTCGAAGTGCACGATGCTTCGGACGACTGGCCCCAGCTTCATTCGGAGAGCGGTGACCACGAGGGGGGCCGCGGGCTGATCCTGGTTGACGCCTTGGCCGCGAACTGGGGAGTCCAGCCAGGAGTCGGCCGGGGGAAAACGGTCTGGATGGAGCTGGATGTCCCGCCGGCGCTGGCGGTGAGGCTGTGA
- a CDS encoding hypothetical protein (identified by MetaGeneAnnotator; putative;~sequence version:1), with protein MVMPETPGRMCERCGLPMSRYNPDTRCAACARTDETPTVPVRAWRDEQVHEALATWDFGTVVRLVRRRSGLSQKAVRELTGLTQGYISDVERGLKQVNGREAIIDLLTGLGLPADLRPLLLAPFAQAESQRLSAAIDPALPWTTARMVTSLDAAVGGAMTGLNRRSVIALGGAGLTQYILQAAIAPPEAMASTARNGISVSGQLLTSLQSTTDALRQADANHGSGNLARAATAHLKVLLRLLKEGDFTEETGRRLAAVAADTAIQTGWYHFDSGAHDVARHLLLGALRAAHASGDSRLRAGALSFIAIHGYSVGDPRDAITAARTARQVIADQDAPALHAMLLTRQARGHARLREERQARIALEEAQTLCARGRGEDDPHWLYWINPGEVMGQTASCLLDLGRPDQAAQAFADARNAFSPDEIRTRAQFLSRAATAQMRAGDVEAGSATGHEVLALAAGVRSARLDDNLDAMLAEARRYSSAAPARDLLERGQVVMSERAA; from the coding sequence GTGGTCATGCCAGAGACGCCTGGGCGGATGTGCGAACGGTGCGGGCTGCCGATGAGCCGATACAACCCGGATACGCGGTGCGCTGCCTGTGCCCGGACCGATGAGACACCGACGGTCCCGGTCCGGGCTTGGCGCGACGAGCAAGTACACGAGGCCCTTGCTACCTGGGATTTCGGAACTGTCGTACGCCTTGTCCGACGCCGATCTGGGCTCTCTCAGAAAGCCGTACGCGAGCTGACCGGCCTGACTCAGGGCTACATCTCGGACGTGGAGCGCGGCCTCAAACAGGTCAACGGCCGTGAGGCGATCATCGACCTCCTGACCGGACTTGGGCTTCCTGCCGACCTGCGTCCGCTCCTCCTGGCCCCCTTCGCGCAGGCTGAATCGCAGCGGCTCAGCGCTGCCATCGACCCGGCTCTGCCGTGGACGACGGCTCGTATGGTGACGTCACTGGACGCAGCCGTCGGAGGAGCCATGACCGGATTGAACCGCCGCAGTGTGATCGCCCTGGGTGGGGCCGGCCTCACGCAGTACATCCTGCAAGCAGCCATCGCCCCTCCTGAGGCCATGGCCTCCACCGCCCGGAACGGAATCAGCGTCTCCGGCCAGCTCCTCACCAGCCTGCAGTCGACCACCGACGCTCTGCGCCAGGCCGATGCCAATCACGGCAGTGGCAACCTCGCCCGAGCAGCCACGGCGCACCTCAAGGTCCTTCTCCGGCTCCTAAAAGAAGGGGACTTCACCGAGGAGACCGGCCGGCGCCTTGCGGCGGTGGCCGCGGACACCGCGATCCAGACTGGCTGGTACCACTTCGACAGCGGCGCCCACGACGTCGCCCGCCACCTTCTCCTCGGGGCCCTGCGCGCTGCCCATGCCAGCGGCGACAGCAGGCTGCGCGCCGGGGCGCTGTCCTTCATCGCCATCCACGGCTACTCCGTTGGTGATCCCCGCGACGCGATCACCGCCGCGCGCACAGCCCGCCAGGTCATCGCCGACCAAGACGCCCCCGCCCTGCACGCCATGCTCCTCACCCGCCAGGCCCGCGGGCACGCCCGTCTGCGCGAGGAACGCCAGGCCCGCATCGCCTTGGAGGAGGCCCAGACCCTGTGCGCCCGGGGACGCGGCGAGGACGACCCTCACTGGCTCTACTGGATCAACCCCGGCGAGGTCATGGGCCAGACAGCCAGCTGTTTGCTCGATCTGGGCCGCCCCGACCAGGCCGCCCAGGCATTCGCTGACGCCCGCAACGCCTTCAGCCCGGACGAGATCCGCACCCGCGCCCAGTTCCTCTCCCGCGCCGCCACCGCCCAGATGCGCGCCGGCGACGTCGAGGCCGGATCCGCGACCGGACACGAAGTCCTAGCGCTCGCCGCCGGAGTCCGCTCCGCACGTTTGGACGACAACCTGGACGCGATGCTCGCCGAAGCCCGTCGCTACTCCTCGGCGGCTCCCGCCCGAGACCTTCTGGAACGCGGTCAAGTCGTTATGAGCGAGCGTGCCGCATGA